The DNA window CTCAGATGTTTGACAGCCTTTATAAGCGCGCGCGTGGTCGCAGATTCGATAATCCGCTGCCGTGTGCCTGCAAAGTGGAATGTCTCGGCTCTGCTGAGGGTGCCTTTAGTGGTAATTACCGATGTGGAGATGCACACGGTGCCGACAGGCTTGGCCTCACTGCCACCTCTGGGCCCGGCTATGCCGCTGGTTGCTATTGCAACCTTTGCTCCTGTGACGCGCAAAGCACCCGCCGACATTTCGCGGACTACTGGGAGGCTGACCGCTCCGTTGTCGTTCAATGTTTTGGCGCTGACACCAAGAACTCCTGTCTTTATGCCATTGCTGTAGCTCACGACAGAACCGACAAACACATCAGACGAACCGGGTACAAGAGTGATTTCATGAGCGATGTTGCCTCCCGTACAGCTTTCGGCTGTAGCGAGTGTAAGGCCGCGTTTTCTGCATTCCTGAAGTAGAATCTGAGCCGGGGTAAGATCCTCGGTAGCGAGGATGGCATCGCCCAATATTCTTTTAAGTTCAGCGGTTGCCCTTCTTACCTCGGAGATGATGAAATTCTTATCATTGTGCGCACCGTCGATGCGGAGACGTATGAGTCCCGGCTTCGGGAGATAGGCGAGATGGAGGTAGGGTGGGAGTGAATCTTCCCACGGAGCTAATTTCTCGGCAAGCCCGCTCTCTGTGTAGTCGGTCACCATCAATACGGCATGTTCGATGTCAACGTCGGTGTTGAATTTTTCGCGCAACTGCGGGAACACCTCGCTCTGAAACATCTCGCGGGTCTCGAACGGCACTCCGGGCATTGCGACAAGCACTTTGCCGTCGCGCTCAAACCACATTATCGGGGCTGTCCCGACGCGGTTCTGTATCACGCGGCATGATGTCGGTACGATTGCCTGCGCAGCTGTGAGTTTGTTGAGTTTGAAGCCTTTGGCGTTTATGACCTTCATGACGTTTTCGAGGACGGAATGGTCTTCGACGAGTTCGCCCCCGAAGTAGTCGCACAACACTCGTTTGGTTATATCGTCTTTTGTCGGTCCGAGACCGCCTGTGGTCAGGATCACATCTGTCAGTTCAAAGGCTCTGTCGATAGCGCGGCGTATTTCGTGAGCTTCGTCGCCTACGGTCTGGACATCGTTGACTTCCCAGCCGTAGGGCGCTATGTGGCGGGCGATTTCTCCTGAATTTGTGTCGGTAACCTGTCCGAGCAGGAGTTCATCGCCGATAACGATTACTGATACTTGCATTCTTTATGATTGAGGATGAGGTTTAAAAGACAAAATAAAAGATTAAAGATTAAGGAGCAACGGTTAAAAAAGTTTGCCTCTTATACTTGAACACGAGCGTAGGGCACGGCGTCATATCGGCAGAAATCCCTGTCGAGATATTTATAGTAGGCGGCGATTGCGACCATTGCGGCATTGTCGGTGGTGAATACGCGTGGTGGTATGAATGCGGTCAGACCGTTGCGCGAGCAATAGTCGGCGACCGCATCGCGGACGCCTGAATTTGCCGAGACTCCGCCTCCGATTGCCACCGTCTTGACCCCTGTCTGCTTTACGGCTTTATCAAGTTTGTGCATCAGGATGTCAATGATGGTCTTTTGGAGCGAGGCTGCAAGGTCGGCTTTGTTTTCCTCGATGAATCCGGGGTCGTTCTTAAGCTCGTCGCGAAGTGTGTAGAGAAACGAAGTCTTCAATCCGCTGAAGCTGTAGTCAAGACCGGGAATGTGTGGTTTGGCAAACTTGAAACGGCCGGCGTCACCCTCGGCTGCGAGCCTGTCGATGTGTGGTCCGCCGGGATAAGGCAATCCCATCACTTTCGCACACTTGTCGAACGCCTCGCCGGCGGCATCATCGATTGTCTGCCCGAGGATTTCCATGTCATTGTAGTTTCTGACGAGGATTATCTGGCTATTGCCCCCGGAGACGAGAAGGCATATAAACGGGTAGGCGGGGACAGCGTCTTCCTCCGTGCGCCGGATGAAATGGGAGAGCACGTGGCCGTGGAGATGGTTGACATCGACAATGGGGATGCGCAGTCCGAGCGACATGCCTTTGGCAAAGCTTGTCCCGACAAGCAATGACCCAAGCAGACCCGGTCCGCGTGTGAAGCCGATTGCAGTCAGGTCCGATTTGCTTATCCCGGCGCGTTTCAGGGCGGTGTCGACCACCGGGACTATGTTTTGCTGATGGGCGCGTGAAGCCAGTTCGGGGACAACTCCGCCAAACTCTGCATGCACTTCCTGAGATGCTATGACGTTGCTGAGCAACACACCGTCACGGATAACGGCCGCCGATGTGTCGTCGCACGATGATTCAATTCCTAATATTACGATACTCATGGAGTAAAATTTCTAAAAATTCAGCTGCAAAATTAGCAAATTCCACTGACAGAAAAAAGGATAGCTCTAAAATGAACTGTATTGCATGTGACTGTCGGATGGAAATGTGATGAAATGTTGTCGGCGGTGATAAATTAAACGCCCCGGAAAGCCTTGATGGCAATCCGGGGCGCAAACGTCAATTATTGTTTTTTAGAATAGAAAAAACTCAAATTTAGTTTTTTGCGGACTGACTTCCGTTCCGGCGATATCTTCAGTGGCGACTCTTCGCCAATTGGACTCCGCCTCTGCGGACTGTGATATCTGTTATTGCAGCATTCGGACAACTCTTTGCCTCCTGACTCTGTGTGCCTCTGCACATCTGCGCTGTCAATGCCGGTCGGCGGGGATGTCAGTTGGGGTTTATTCGGGGATAGCGAAGATTACGATACGATTCCAGTCGTTGGTGTCGTAAACCTGAGTGTTGCTGCCTGCAGCTTCGAGGACGAGGCGGTTTGCATTGATGCCGTAGTCACCGGTGAGGATGTCAGCGACAGCCTGAGCACGGCGTTCTGAAAGCTTCATGTTGTATTCAGATGTGCCGGTATCCTTGTCGGCATAGCCACGGATGACGATAGTTGCATTTGGGTTGGCCTTCATGTATTCAGCCATGTTGTAGACATTGACCATTTCCTCTGAAGATACGTAGGCTGAGTTGAGCTTGAAGCGGACAGTCGGGAGGATGGTGGTTGAAGATTCTACGACAGTTTCTGATACTTCGGGGCAGGGGAGCTGTGCTTCAGCTGCGGCAAGCGCTGCGGAAGTTGTTGCGAGAGCTCCGCGGAGGTCGTTGATCTGTGCGTTGGCGTTGTTGAGATAGTTCACGTAGTCACACGGGTTGTAGCGTTTGAACTTCGAACCTGTGAAGTAGAAAGTGAAACCGCCGATTGCCGAGAGATCGATGTCGATAGGACGGCCGAAAGCTTCGTTGTTGTAGTTGTCGCCGTAGAACTGAGCGCGTCCTTCTGCGAAGAAGTCAACATAGTTGCTGAGGCGGAAGCGGAGCTGCAAGCCGGCTGAAACCGGGAGAAGCCACTGGTTTTTCTTGATTGAACCGTCGTGGTCCTTGATATCGCCGAGTGACGGCTTGAAGTCATAGACGAATGTGCCGCCGAGTCCGATGAAGGGGACGATAGAGAAGACTCTGTCAGGATTGTAACCTCCGATGGAGTTGAACATATCCCACATGAAGTCTACGTTGAGGTTGGCGACACGGGCCTTGGCTGTCACGCCCTGATTCCAGTGCATCGCGCCATAGTAGGCCGAGAAGCGGAAGCCTAAATAGGGTGAGATCCATCGGCCGACACCGAGATTATAGATTGCGGTGATACGACGGGCGTCGTCGCCCTTTACCTTTGAGTTCTCCATGAAGGGAGAACGGATACCGGCGCCAAGCTGGATAAACCAGTTGTCTTTCCATGAACCGGGGGTGTAGTGGTCCTTGCACTCGACATCCTGTACGAGCACCGGAGTCTCTTCGACTACAACACCTGACACTGTTTCCTGTGCCTTTGCGTCGTTTGCGCTCCAGAGCATACCGCCTAAAGCCGCTACGATTAACAAATTTCTTTTCATTCTCTCATAAATTAAAAATGAAACACGTTTTTTAGTAAACTCTTTTTCTTTTTTTTGATTAAATTTTTTGTGCTTTTTGATTTTTGTCAGAATACCCGTTTTTCCGTGACTCTTCACGACGGGAGTCCTGTTCCCTGTGTGTTGTTTCACCTTGATTTTACGGTAGGTTTGTTAACTGTCCCGATCTTAGTGAATGTGTTTTGAAGCGTTTTGATTTTATAACATTAATATATTTTTATTTGTTCATAGACCCTCTTTTTACAATTGAATTTTAACATTTGAGGGTTAAAACAGTTAATTGAGCCATGATGGAGGGAAAATATATGAAATGTTAAAAACAGCGTATTAGGCTGTTGGTGTCAGCCTTGTGCGGTTAAGTGCCGTGTCGGTAGGCATTGCGGCTGCACATGGCGGATGAGGGGGGATACGTGGTGGAGGATAGCCCTTCGTGGAAATAATCGGAATAGATGGAATAAGAATGTCTGATGTAATTGATAGCAATATGACTAATTAAGGATTAGGGTGTTATCTGCGGTTTTAAATCACACCGGCTGAAAAATTATTTATTTTTTTACTTTCCGTTATAGAACATATATATTTGATGAGTCATACCAATATAAAAGACTAATAATTAGAATTTTACGATTATAATACAACTCTTGTGATTCATGGGTACGGTACTAATTTGCGACAAAATTATTAAATTTTTCATAAAGTGCAAAGGTTTCTAAATATTTTAACTAAATAAATGAAACTGAGGCGTTAAGCTAACTGCTTTTTAGTTAAAATCGGGTTGATACAAGAAGGCATGTGTTAAAATATGCTCATTATTGCCCTAAAAACAGAGAGTTGTAGCCATTAACAGATATAATTGTACTATTCAGATAAATACATTTTCTATAACGCGAAGTAGAAAAAAGAATAGAAAATAGCATGAAAGAAATCTTATTTATCATTTAACACAAACATGAAAGACTTAATCTCAAGTCGTAGTCAATGGCTGCGGCACTTTTTCTTTGCGACGCACTGGAAAACAATGCTACTCCTGTTGGTGCTTTGTGTCGGCTTCAATGCCAATGCACAGAATCTCACTGTCTCAGGAACAGTGGTCGACGGCACCGATGAACCAATGATCGGCGCGACCGTACAGGTCGATGGTACTAAGAACATCGTTGTCACCGACATCGATGGAAACTTCACCCTTAAGAATGTAGCCAAAAATGCCACCCTCGTAGTGTCGTATATCGGCTATAAGACAGAAAAAATCGCAGTTGACGGCCAGACCAACATCCGCGTAGTGCTTTCGGAAGACTCTGAATCGCTCGACGAAGTTGTTGTGATCGGTTATGGTGGCACCCGCGCCCGCCGCGACCTCACAGGCTCTGTCGGCTCAGTTTCAGGCGCTAAACTCGCCGCAGTCCCCGTGACCTCTGCCGCAGTCGCCCTTCAGGGTAAGGTTGCCGGCGTGCAGGTTACCACAGTCGACGGTCAGCCCGGTGCTGATATCAACATCCGTGTGCGTGGTGCGACATCGGTGACACAGTCAAACGACCCCCTCTACATCGTCGACGGTTTCCAGGTTGAAAACATCAACGACATCCCCCGAGCGATATCCAGAGCATCGACATCCTCAAGGATGCCTCGCTCACCGCTATCTATGGTGCGAAGGGTGGTAACGGTGTTGTCATCGTGACAACCAAATCGGCAGCTGAAGGCAAGACCCAGGTCAATGTAAATTTTCAGGGATCAGTCTCTCATATATCAAAGAAGCTTGACCTGATGGACGCATATGGTTTCGTTGATTATCAGTGGGACTTTGCTACAGGACGCTCGAAATCATCATCGGCAGCAAAGCTTTTCCGCTATAATTTCGGTAACATCAGAGACCTTGACCTCTATCGTTCTGCTCCTACTCACGACTGGCAGGATGAGGTTATGGGAAATGATCCGTTCTCATACTCGACCAACGTATCGGTTGGCGGTGGTAATGACAAGACTCGCTATAATATTTCGTTCACACAGTCTGATGACCGTGGTATCATAATGGGATCTGGCGTACGCCGTACAAACATCCACACAAAACTTCAGACCAAGATTCTACCGAATCTTACCCTTCAGTACAATCCTAAGATTTCATATCGCCGTGATGAAGGCGCAGGAGGTGACAATGTCGGTACTGGCGGCATTATTGACGTGCTCCGCTACCGTCCCTCAAATGGTATCAGAGAACTTGGAAACATCTTCTGGACACCCGGTGCGGCAGACCCGGATCAGGAGGCTCTCTTCCAGTATACCAATCCGGTCAACGATATTAAGACCAATGTCCGTAAGAAGCATTCATACTCAATTGCAAATCAGGCATCACTTGAATACAAGCCTATCGAAGGACTGACACTTCGCACAGAAGGCAACTATACATTCTCGTTCAATGACGACAACCGTTTCTGGGGGCCCCTTACAGATGATGGTATCAAAAATAACCACCAGCCTGTTGCTCAAGTAAAGAAGACCCAGACCAATCAGTACACATGGACCACCACAGCCTCTTATGATTGGAGCATCAAGGAAAAAAATAATTTCTATGCCCTTGTCGGTTTCGAGCTTTATCACAAGCAATCAGAAAATACCGAACAGAAAAACCGCTATTTCCCGCGTGAAATTTCAGCTGACGATGCCATCCATAATCTTGGTCGAGGTAAGCCTTGGGTGTCAACTTCATCTCTCGGCACTGCTGACCGCACCACTTCTTACTTCGGTCAGATTAGCTACAACTATGACCACAAGTACCTGTTGTCCGGTACATTCCGTGCCGATGGTTCTACAATGTTTGCTCCCGGCCACCAGTGGGGCTACTTCCCCTCGATTTCAGGTGCATGGGTTATGTCAAGCGAGGACTTCATGAAGGATATCACATGGCTTGACGAACTTAAAATCCGTGCCGCCATCGGTAAGGCCGGTAACAACCGTATCAAGGCCGACATGTGGCGCTACCTTTACACCACCAATTCATCCGGCGGCCCGAACTTCGGCGAAAGTTCAGAGAACCCCGATGGAGAACTCTACTACGACACTTCAAATTATCTTCCCAACCCCGATATCAAGTGGGAGACTACCCTCACCCGCAACTTCGCGCTTGACCTTTCATTTTTTAACGGTCGTCTGCGTATTTCCCCCGAATATTACTGGAACACGACATCCGACCTTATCTACGAAGCCGACGTGCTGACCACCATCGGTTACGGTAAGCAGTTCCAGAACATCGGTCAGGTGACCAACCGTGGTTTTGAAATCTCCATCAACGGAGACATCCTCCGTGGCAAGGACTATGTTCTTTCTGCCAATTTCAACCTTGGCGCCAACAAAATGAAAGTCGATAAGCTTACGGGCGACGAGGACTTCCTCGAAATCCGTCACACCCGTGCAAAAACAGACGCAGGTAACAACTACCGTCTTGAGGTCGGCGGAGAAGTAGGTCTTATCTACGGTTATGTCTATGATGGTCTTTACGGTTTTGATGAGTTCACATATAATAGCGTTAAGAACGTCTATGATCCACATCCACAGGTGTTTGATGAAAACGGGAAGCTGATTTCGGGCACTGTGTTGATGGACAACATGTATAATTCTAACGATCAAGGTACACAGACCCAGCCCGGTAAGCCTAAATTTAAGGATCTCAACGGCGACGGTGTGATTGACCAGAACGATAAGACTATTATTGGCCGCACAACCCCTAAACTTCAGGGCGGTTTCGGTCTCAACGGTCAGTGGAAGGGTTTTGACTTCACAGCCAACTTCACTTTCTTCCTTGACTTCGACGTTTACAACGCGACTGCCTATCGCCTCTCGTCTTCGATGGATAACAAGAACAACTTCTACAATGTCCTCTCATCGTTCAACAAGGGAAACCGCTGGACATACACAGATGTTGAAAGACGTTGGGAGCATATGCTTGGCAATACTCAGACCACATGGACAAACTTCGAAGGTTCAGGTGTCCCGATGGATGTGAAAGCTGAACTCGACGGTTACCAGATGTATGAATACATCAACCGTAACCGCACAGAGTGGAATCCTTCTGATGTCACCAAAGAATATACTATCTCACGCTTTGTAGAGGACGGTTCATTCCTTCGTTGCACCGACATTACCCTCGGATACTCGCTTCCGACCAATATCATCCAGAAACTCGGCATGAGCAAGTGCCGTTTCTACGGTTCTGTCACCAATCCCTTCATCATCACCAAATATTCAGGTTTTGACCCCGAAGTTGATGTGCAGAGTGGTCTGACACCTTCATATGATATGAACCGTTATCCTCGCTCACGCAGCTACGTGTTCGGCATCAATCTGTCATTCTAACCCAATTTTAATACCAATTACGGAATAAACACAATGAAATTTCGCAATATATTCATAGCAGGTCTCTCAGTTATGGCTTTAGCCTCCTGCTCCGACTATCTGGAAGTTGATGCTCCTTCGCAGAACGACCCGGACTATGTCTTTTCGGACAAGACTGAGATGAACAACGCGCTCAATGGCATCTATGCCTCAATGATGAGCGGTGACACATATGGCGACAAGATGTTCTCGACCTATGTCATGAACACCGATGTCGACTTCAAGACCAATTCAAGCCGCTTCCTGTCAGGAGCGAACTGGTCTCGCTACGATGCCGATCCCGATGGAGGAGCTATCAATTCGACATGGAAACAGCAATATACCACTATCGAGCTCGCCAACCTTTTCATAGAGGGAGCGGAGTCATCTCAACTTTACAATCCCGAAAAAGAGGAAGACTATAAGGACATGCGCCAGATGATTGGTGAGGCCAAAGTGATGCGAGCAATTGTTTACCACGATCTCACATGGATGTTCGGTGATCCAGCATTCTCGTTCAATTCATCGCGCACTGCTACTGTAAAGATTTATCCTCTGACCGACCGTGCGGAGATACTCGACAAGCTTATCGCTGATCTCAAAGAAGTGGCCGATGACATGAAGTCGACCAGTGAGCTCGGAACAGTAGAGCGCATATCCAAAGAAATGGCTTGGGCCATGATTGCACGTATTGCTCAGACTGCTGCCGGCTATACTCTCCGTCCAGATGGCGAAAGTTATGGAAAGATGGAGCGTATGAACGAAAACTATCTGGACTATTATGCAATCGCCCGCGATTATACCCAGAAAGTAATTGATTCACAGACACATCGCCTCGGCAAGCCTTTCTATCAGGTGTTTTTTGATGAGTGTAAGAATGTGGCCACGCCCGGCGATGATGTCATATGGGAAATTCCATTTGCAAAAACTGCAAACGGCAAGGTTGGTTACTCGCACGGTATAAAACTCGATTCGTATCAGAGTGAAACCCCCCACGTTTATGGTGAGGCAAAGTCTGATGTCCGTCTTAACGGGGTTTATCGTTACCTGTTCAACGAGAACGATGTTCGTCGTGACTATGTCAACCAGCTCACAAAATATGACGCACCCGCAGGCGATGCCATGTTTGACAATAACTATACAGTGTCAAACGGTAAATGGTCAAAACTCTGGGTTCCCGGTGGTCTCGGAAATCAGACCACAGACAAGACCGGTATCAATTTCCCTATCATGCGCTACACTGATGTGCTGCTTATGTATGCCGAAGCTATCAATGAAATCGAGCATGGAGTAAGTGGCCCTAACGGAGCGAAAGCGGTTGAGGCTCTTGCTCAGGTACGTCGCCGTGCATTCCCTAACAACGCAGAGCTTGTTGAGCCATATATCGCAGCGCGCAGCTCTGAGGAGGCATTCCGTAAGGCCGTCCTTGACGAACGCAAATTTGAATTCGCCGGTGAAAACATGCGCTGGCGCGACCTCG is part of the Duncaniella dubosii genome and encodes:
- a CDS encoding SusC/RagA family TonB-linked outer membrane protein, which translates into the protein MLKDASLTAIYGAKGGNGVVIVTTKSAAEGKTQVNVNFQGSVSHISKKLDLMDAYGFVDYQWDFATGRSKSSSAAKLFRYNFGNIRDLDLYRSAPTHDWQDEVMGNDPFSYSTNVSVGGGNDKTRYNISFTQSDDRGIIMGSGVRRTNIHTKLQTKILPNLTLQYNPKISYRRDEGAGGDNVGTGGIIDVLRYRPSNGIRELGNIFWTPGAADPDQEALFQYTNPVNDIKTNVRKKHSYSIANQASLEYKPIEGLTLRTEGNYTFSFNDDNRFWGPLTDDGIKNNHQPVAQVKKTQTNQYTWTTTASYDWSIKEKNNFYALVGFELYHKQSENTEQKNRYFPREISADDAIHNLGRGKPWVSTSSLGTADRTTSYFGQISYNYDHKYLLSGTFRADGSTMFAPGHQWGYFPSISGAWVMSSEDFMKDITWLDELKIRAAIGKAGNNRIKADMWRYLYTTNSSGGPNFGESSENPDGELYYDTSNYLPNPDIKWETTLTRNFALDLSFFNGRLRISPEYYWNTTSDLIYEADVLTTIGYGKQFQNIGQVTNRGFEISINGDILRGKDYVLSANFNLGANKMKVDKLTGDEDFLEIRHTRAKTDAGNNYRLEVGGEVGLIYGYVYDGLYGFDEFTYNSVKNVYDPHPQVFDENGKLISGTVLMDNMYNSNDQGTQTQPGKPKFKDLNGDGVIDQNDKTIIGRTTPKLQGGFGLNGQWKGFDFTANFTFFLDFDVYNATAYRLSSSMDNKNNFYNVLSSFNKGNRWTYTDVERRWEHMLGNTQTTWTNFEGSGVPMDVKAELDGYQMYEYINRNRTEWNPSDVTKEYTISRFVEDGSFLRCTDITLGYSLPTNIIQKLGMSKCRFYGSVTNPFIITKYSGFDPEVDVQSGLTPSYDMNRYPRSRSYVFGINLSF
- the tsaD gene encoding tRNA (adenosine(37)-N6)-threonylcarbamoyltransferase complex transferase subunit TsaD, encoding MSIVILGIESSCDDTSAAVIRDGVLLSNVIASQEVHAEFGGVVPELASRAHQQNIVPVVDTALKRAGISKSDLTAIGFTRGPGLLGSLLVGTSFAKGMSLGLRIPIVDVNHLHGHVLSHFIRRTEEDAVPAYPFICLLVSGGNSQIILVRNYNDMEILGQTIDDAAGEAFDKCAKVMGLPYPGGPHIDRLAAEGDAGRFKFAKPHIPGLDYSFSGLKTSFLYTLRDELKNDPGFIEENKADLAASLQKTIIDILMHKLDKAVKQTGVKTVAIGGGVSANSGVRDAVADYCSRNGLTAFIPPRVFTTDNAAMVAIAAYYKYLDRDFCRYDAVPYARVQV
- a CDS encoding carboxypeptidase-like regulatory domain-containing protein; the protein is MKDLISSRSQWLRHFFFATHWKTMLLLLVLCVGFNANAQNLTVSGTVVDGTDEPMIGATVQVDGTKNIVVTDIDGNFTLKNVAKNATLVVSYIGYKTEKIAVDGQTNIRVVLSEDSESLDEVVVIGYGGTRARRDLTGSVGSVSGAKLAAVPVTSAAVALQGKVAGVQVTTVDGQPGADINIRVRGATSVTQSNDPLYIVDGFQVENINDIPRAISRASTSSRMPRSPLSMVRRVVTVLSS
- a CDS encoding OmpA family protein — encoded protein: MKRNLLIVAALGGMLWSANDAKAQETVSGVVVEETPVLVQDVECKDHYTPGSWKDNWFIQLGAGIRSPFMENSKVKGDDARRITAIYNLGVGRWISPYLGFRFSAYYGAMHWNQGVTAKARVANLNVDFMWDMFNSIGGYNPDRVFSIVPFIGLGGTFVYDFKPSLGDIKDHDGSIKKNQWLLPVSAGLQLRFRLSNYVDFFAEGRAQFYGDNYNNEAFGRPIDIDLSAIGGFTFYFTGSKFKRYNPCDYVNYLNNANAQINDLRGALATTSAALAAAEAQLPCPEVSETVVESSTTILPTVRFKLNSAYVSSEEMVNVYNMAEYMKANPNATIVIRGYADKDTGTSEYNMKLSERRAQAVADILTGDYGINANRLVLEAAGSNTQVYDTNDWNRIVIFAIPE
- a CDS encoding RagB/SusD family nutrient uptake outer membrane protein; this encodes MKFRNIFIAGLSVMALASCSDYLEVDAPSQNDPDYVFSDKTEMNNALNGIYASMMSGDTYGDKMFSTYVMNTDVDFKTNSSRFLSGANWSRYDADPDGGAINSTWKQQYTTIELANLFIEGAESSQLYNPEKEEDYKDMRQMIGEAKVMRAIVYHDLTWMFGDPAFSFNSSRTATVKIYPLTDRAEILDKLIADLKEVADDMKSTSELGTVERISKEMAWAMIARIAQTAAGYTLRPDGESYGKMERMNENYLDYYAIARDYTQKVIDSQTHRLGKPFYQVFFDECKNVATPGDDVIWEIPFAKTANGKVGYSHGIKLDSYQSETPHVYGEAKSDVRLNGVYRYLFNENDVRRDYVNQLTKYDAPAGDAMFDNNYTVSNGKWSKLWVPGGLGNQTTDKTGINFPIMRYTDVLLMYAEAINEIEHGVSGPNGAKAVEALAQVRRRAFPNNAELVEPYIAARSSEEAFRKAVLDERKFEFAGENMRWRDLVRHNLLAENVYWTFYRYLSLAESSETTSTNLSSVSAYDFDGNDEAYDKVPFTIRNIRSVDNTMKDEAGNDVPIYPENVFPNQSVKVCRILNPYRTMSSAEANALGLSNVREDIIEWSKEGVIRNEIRFSLRGYIYMTPEEGDENGPGGVVVVNDNGRYSLDSRDLSTFPSSKNLPVIRYILPIPRAVISRAQGQYENKYGYK
- a CDS encoding CinA family nicotinamide mononucleotide deamidase-related protein — translated: MQVSVIVIGDELLLGQVTDTNSGEIARHIAPYGWEVNDVQTVGDEAHEIRRAIDRAFELTDVILTTGGLGPTKDDITKRVLCDYFGGELVEDHSVLENVMKVINAKGFKLNKLTAAQAIVPTSCRVIQNRVGTAPIMWFERDGKVLVAMPGVPFETREMFQSEVFPQLREKFNTDVDIEHAVLMVTDYTESGLAEKLAPWEDSLPPYLHLAYLPKPGLIRLRIDGAHNDKNFIISEVRRATAELKRILGDAILATEDLTPAQILLQECRKRGLTLATAESCTGGNIAHEITLVPGSSDVFVGSVVSYSNGIKTGVLGVSAKTLNDNGAVSLPVVREMSAGALRVTGAKVAIATSGIAGPRGGSEAKPVGTVCISTSVITTKGTLSRAETFHFAGTRQRIIESATTRALIKAVKHLRSV